In one window of Parachlamydia acanthamoebae DNA:
- a CDS encoding metal-sensitive transcriptional regulator, which yields MSDHDCKNHHHPCHKKEVANLNRISGQIEGVKKMIEERRYCPETLTQLRAIRSAIKSIELRILDVHLSSCVSQASLSSDQNEQKRKIDEIRDLIKRFE from the coding sequence ATGAGCGATCACGACTGTAAAAACCATCATCATCCCTGTCATAAAAAAGAAGTGGCTAATCTTAACCGCATTAGTGGGCAGATTGAGGGGGTAAAAAAAATGATTGAAGAACGGAGATATTGTCCTGAAACTTTAACGCAACTACGCGCCATTCGTTCTGCCATCAAAAGCATTGAACTGCGCATTTTAGATGTTCATCTATCAAGTTGCGTCTCTCAAGCGAGTCTCTCGAGTGATCAAAATGAACAAAAAAGAAAAATTGATGAAATTCGAGACCTCATTAAAAGATTTGAATAA
- a CDS encoding cation:proton antiporter → MDTELFRLKIVLVLTIGFALAGLLGYLSLRMRLSPLLGYLLAGYVIGPYSPGFVTEIDVSEQLAEIGVIMMMFGVGLNFKLEDLYNVKWIAIPGAIGQTFCATIFSTLFMSYLGWPIQTGIIVGLAIGVASTVVLVRILSDFHLLHTQQGKISVGWLIVEDILTVIMLILLPVIASLSKSGGFSMRESFYLMAIALSKFALLTILMFTIGKKLVIYILSAVERTKSKELFTVAILALTFGVATASALVFGASIAMGAFIAGMIIGQSDVKHLAFRHAEPLKNAFVVTFFLSVGTLFNPGAIWEFFPLFISILGIVLIVKPLAAFLIAIALRQTTYTATVVGLALAQIGEFSFILSEEAMRLKLLPDEGYDAIVAVALVSIALNPLLFKLIETPAQSEHDEKEELHGH, encoded by the coding sequence ATGGATACCGAACTTTTCCGTTTAAAAATCGTCCTTGTTTTAACCATCGGATTCGCTTTAGCAGGATTGCTGGGTTATTTGTCTCTCCGCATGCGATTATCCCCTCTCTTAGGCTACCTGCTTGCCGGGTATGTTATTGGACCCTATTCGCCCGGATTTGTCACGGAAATTGACGTTTCAGAACAGCTTGCCGAAATCGGTGTCATCATGATGATGTTTGGGGTCGGCCTAAATTTTAAACTAGAAGATCTGTATAATGTCAAATGGATCGCTATTCCAGGGGCAATAGGCCAAACTTTTTGTGCAACCATCTTTTCCACTCTTTTTATGTCCTATCTCGGTTGGCCCATCCAGACAGGCATTATCGTCGGCCTTGCGATTGGAGTGGCAAGTACAGTTGTATTAGTCCGTATTTTATCTGATTTTCATCTTTTGCATACCCAACAAGGGAAAATCTCCGTTGGTTGGCTGATTGTAGAAGACATTTTAACTGTGATCATGCTCATTTTGCTACCCGTTATTGCATCTCTCTCCAAAAGTGGAGGATTTTCCATGCGGGAAAGCTTCTACCTCATGGCGATTGCTCTTTCTAAATTTGCGCTTCTCACGATCTTGATGTTTACCATTGGTAAAAAGCTAGTAATCTATATCTTGTCTGCTGTCGAAAGAACAAAGTCTAAAGAGTTATTCACAGTTGCCATTTTAGCTCTGACCTTTGGAGTCGCCACAGCTTCTGCCTTAGTTTTTGGTGCCTCCATCGCAATGGGAGCCTTCATTGCCGGAATGATCATTGGGCAATCTGACGTTAAACATCTAGCATTTCGTCATGCTGAGCCCTTAAAAAATGCTTTCGTTGTCACATTTTTTCTCTCCGTCGGGACTCTTTTTAATCCAGGTGCTATTTGGGAATTTTTTCCGTTATTCATTTCAATCCTCGGAATCGTTTTAATTGTAAAACCCTTAGCCGCATTTCTCATCGCTATTGCCCTTAGACAAACCACTTATACAGCAACTGTTGTAGGCTTAGCCCTCGCACAAATCGGGGAGTTTTCTTTTATTTTGTCTGAAGAAGCCATGCGGTTAAAGCTACTTCCCGACGAAGGCTATGATGCGATTGTCGCTGTCGCGCTAGTCTCCATTGCACTCAATCCACTCCTTTTTAAATTGATTGAAACGCCTGCACAAAGCGAACATGACGAGAAAGAAGAGCTCCACGGCCATTAA
- a CDS encoding amino acid carrier protein, translated as MTDAFFYYLSQLDSIFWSYIAFVLVMILGIYLSIRTRFFQIRAIPSIFRTFASFLNKSNSETTRGVHPLRTFFASVGGMIGIGNIVGIVTAIQIGGPGALFWVWMAALVGGIIKYSEIYLGIKHRVTNNHGGYDGGPKYFLRSAFNNQWISIFVAVLLCIYGVEIYQFSVVTNSLSTNLGINRFVIIASLLGVILYAGVGGIPRVGKICSWIMPFFMVIYLGMSSWIILNEIAFLPGVLKNVFISAFTGHAAVGGFAGSSALLAIQHGISRAAYSSDIGIGYDSIIQSESSTVYPERQAQLAILGVCIDNLVCTMSILIVLLSGVWTAPIEGSSLVQQALSAYFPFMHVFIPIFLLIVGYTTMIAYFCVGIKCARFLSPTYGFAAYVVYAIGAFIFFSFFDQTQALLVMSVAGSLLLITNLLGIFKLRHQIVFSLVPAEKTDTALSGNGNA; from the coding sequence ATGACAGATGCTTTTTTTTATTACCTTAGCCAATTAGATAGCATTTTCTGGAGTTATATTGCATTTGTTTTAGTCATGATTCTGGGAATTTACTTGTCAATTCGCACCCGTTTTTTCCAAATTCGCGCTATCCCCTCCATTTTTCGAACCTTTGCTAGTTTTCTTAATAAGTCAAATTCAGAGACAACCCGAGGCGTCCATCCCTTGCGAACATTTTTTGCTTCAGTAGGAGGGATGATTGGAATTGGGAATATTGTCGGAATTGTGACCGCCATTCAAATTGGTGGGCCAGGAGCGCTTTTTTGGGTGTGGATGGCGGCTCTTGTGGGTGGAATTATTAAATATTCAGAGATTTATCTTGGGATTAAGCATCGTGTGACAAATAATCACGGCGGTTATGATGGAGGGCCGAAGTATTTTCTGCGCTCCGCTTTTAACAATCAATGGATCTCCATTTTTGTGGCTGTTTTGCTGTGTATCTATGGTGTAGAAATCTACCAGTTTTCTGTTGTAACCAATAGCCTTTCCACAAACCTGGGAATTAATCGTTTTGTGATTATCGCCTCTTTGCTCGGTGTTATTTTGTATGCGGGTGTAGGAGGGATTCCTCGGGTTGGGAAAATTTGCAGCTGGATCATGCCATTTTTTATGGTGATATATCTAGGAATGAGTTCGTGGATTATTTTAAACGAAATCGCTTTTTTACCTGGGGTTCTTAAAAATGTCTTTATTTCAGCTTTTACAGGGCATGCTGCTGTAGGTGGCTTTGCTGGGAGCTCTGCTTTGCTTGCGATTCAACATGGGATTTCAAGAGCTGCTTATTCTTCAGATATTGGGATTGGATATGATTCCATCATTCAGAGTGAATCGAGTACTGTTTATCCAGAAAGACAGGCTCAGCTTGCCATTTTAGGTGTCTGTATTGACAACTTAGTTTGCACAATGAGTATCCTGATCGTTTTATTGTCAGGTGTGTGGACAGCCCCAATTGAAGGATCTTCTTTAGTTCAGCAAGCCTTGAGTGCTTACTTTCCTTTTATGCATGTTTTTATTCCGATATTTCTTCTCATTGTCGGATATACAACGATGATTGCCTATTTTTGTGTGGGCATTAAATGTGCGCGCTTTTTAAGCCCAACGTATGGCTTTGCAGCTTATGTAGTTTATGCGATTGGTGCATTTATTTTCTTTTCTTTCTTTGATCAAACCCAAGCGTTGTTGGTGATGTCCGTTGCAGGTTCATTGCTTTTAATAACCAATCTTTTAGGGATTTTCAAATTGCGTCATCAGATTGTTTTTTCTCTCGTTCCTGCAGAAAAAACGGATACGGCGCTTTCAGGGAATGGGAATGCCTAA
- a CDS encoding inositol monophosphatase family protein yields the protein MDIPNHFSDLARAAFHVAKEAGSLLKSGYQKDFDIIPKEMKNDVVTSYDYASEQLIVARLSDQFPTHSFLCEERGAMPHPDGSICWMIDPLDGTVNFAHHVPLFCVTIAACQENDVLCAVTYAPVLEELFIAEKGKGAYLNGRRLKVSATSSAHAAYIGTSLSFNLHLHPTHSIDVFSKVAHLGSPMRALGSTALNMGYIAAGRLDAYWSISGALSPWDIAAGILMIEEAGGVVTQVDGSTCQLKNSSSLLASNGKIHQELIQYLSS from the coding sequence ATGGACATTCCCAATCATTTTTCAGATTTAGCTCGAGCTGCTTTTCACGTTGCTAAAGAAGCTGGAAGTCTCTTAAAATCGGGTTATCAAAAAGATTTCGATATCATCCCTAAAGAGATGAAAAATGATGTTGTCACAAGCTATGACTACGCCTCTGAACAATTAATTGTCGCGCGTTTAAGTGATCAATTTCCCACGCATTCATTTTTATGTGAAGAACGTGGGGCAATGCCCCATCCAGACGGGTCGATTTGTTGGATGATCGATCCTCTCGATGGGACTGTTAATTTCGCCCACCATGTCCCCCTGTTCTGTGTCACCATTGCAGCCTGCCAAGAAAACGACGTTCTATGTGCAGTCACATATGCACCGGTTTTAGAGGAGCTATTTATAGCAGAAAAAGGGAAAGGGGCTTATTTAAATGGAAGACGTTTAAAGGTTAGCGCCACCTCCTCAGCCCATGCAGCCTATATCGGAACCAGCCTTTCTTTTAATCTCCATCTACATCCCACTCATTCGATTGATGTTTTTAGCAAAGTCGCCCACTTAGGTTCCCCGATGCGAGCTCTCGGTTCAACAGCTTTAAATATGGGTTATATAGCAGCGGGAAGGCTCGATGCCTACTGGAGTATCAGTGGAGCTTTAAGTCCATGGGATATTGCAGCCGGCATTTTGATGATAGAAGAGGCTGGAGGGGTTGTCACACAAGTAGATGGATCAACCTGCCAACTGAAAAATTCAAGCTCGCTTTTAGCTTCTAATGGAAAAATTCACCAAGAGCTCATTCAATATTTAAGCTCTTAG
- a CDS encoding acyl-CoA dehydrogenase family protein has translation MGTQLEPTKTTHDQAMEVAEEARTEGGKQPSFGAQLFTGNFDWRLLFPFPEQDPEDQKIGDAFADQLMALLTTQLDPDKVDETREIPKEVIAEMAKLGVFAMKIPKQYDGLGFSNTNYNRTVMKVASYCGSTAVLISAHQSIGVPQPLRLYGTEEQKKRFFPRFRKGSISAFALTEPEVGSDPARMVAEARLSEDGSHYILNGDKLWCTNGTIADIIIVIAKTAPKIVNGKEKQQISAFILEMNTPGVEVVHRCNFMGLGGIYNGLLRFKDVKIPVGDRLGEEGRGLAMALATINVGRLTLPAACTGAAKQCLYIAREWGTHRVQWGMPIALHEEGRQKVAYIASTTFAMEAVCWLTSNWADQGNVDIRIEAAMSKLFCTEALWKIADLTLQLRGGRGYEKASSLKARGELPYPVERVLRDCRINTILEGSTEIMKLFLAREAMDSHLQKLGFLLKGKIPVSQLFLQVPKLIGHYSWWYLKQLFKPWKTASYKELGALEKHYQFIEKTAPRLARTVFYYMGKYKKKLEHKQMLLGRLVEIGTDLFVMAATCSFAILKSEKEKQESAIDLADYFCVEAKRRIEENFAALTDNNDAQTNKIAKRVVERDYKWLEKGVVDLDTLFK, from the coding sequence ATGGGGACTCAATTAGAACCAACTAAAACGACGCACGATCAGGCAATGGAAGTTGCTGAAGAGGCACGTACTGAAGGAGGTAAACAGCCAAGCTTTGGTGCTCAGCTATTTACGGGAAATTTTGACTGGCGTTTATTATTTCCGTTTCCTGAGCAAGATCCCGAAGATCAAAAAATAGGGGATGCCTTTGCAGACCAGCTCATGGCTCTTTTAACCACGCAGCTTGATCCTGACAAAGTCGATGAAACACGGGAAATTCCTAAAGAGGTGATTGCAGAAATGGCTAAGCTTGGTGTTTTTGCCATGAAAATCCCCAAGCAATATGACGGATTAGGTTTTTCCAATACCAATTATAATCGGACCGTCATGAAAGTTGCATCCTACTGTGGATCAACGGCTGTGCTGATTTCGGCTCATCAGTCTATTGGTGTTCCTCAGCCTTTGCGCTTATACGGCACAGAAGAGCAAAAGAAACGGTTTTTCCCCAGGTTTAGAAAAGGATCGATATCAGCTTTTGCTTTAACAGAACCAGAAGTCGGATCCGACCCCGCTAGAATGGTCGCTGAAGCTAGGTTATCGGAAGACGGAAGCCACTACATTTTAAATGGGGACAAGCTGTGGTGTACGAACGGAACTATAGCCGATATCATCATTGTGATAGCCAAGACAGCTCCTAAAATTGTGAATGGCAAAGAAAAGCAGCAAATCAGCGCATTTATTTTGGAGATGAATACTCCGGGAGTCGAAGTGGTGCATCGTTGTAATTTTATGGGTTTAGGGGGAATTTACAATGGATTATTACGATTCAAAGATGTAAAAATTCCTGTTGGAGATCGTCTTGGAGAAGAAGGGCGTGGACTTGCCATGGCTCTTGCAACTATTAATGTAGGGCGTCTAACACTTCCTGCAGCATGTACAGGAGCTGCTAAACAATGTCTCTACATAGCACGCGAGTGGGGGACTCATCGTGTGCAATGGGGCATGCCGATTGCTTTGCATGAAGAAGGTCGTCAAAAAGTTGCGTACATCGCCTCCACAACTTTTGCAATGGAAGCTGTGTGTTGGTTGACTAGTAACTGGGCCGATCAGGGGAATGTGGATATTCGCATTGAAGCTGCCATGTCAAAGCTATTCTGCACGGAAGCCCTTTGGAAAATTGCCGATTTAACCTTGCAGCTGCGTGGTGGGCGGGGTTATGAAAAAGCAAGCTCATTAAAAGCTCGAGGGGAACTTCCATACCCCGTAGAAAGAGTTTTGCGTGATTGCCGAATTAATACCATCCTGGAAGGTTCAACCGAAATCATGAAGCTGTTCCTTGCTCGAGAAGCGATGGATTCCCATCTTCAAAAATTAGGATTTCTATTAAAGGGCAAAATACCCGTTTCGCAGCTTTTTCTGCAGGTGCCAAAATTAATTGGGCATTACAGCTGGTGGTATTTAAAACAGCTCTTTAAACCCTGGAAAACAGCGTCTTACAAAGAGCTTGGGGCTTTAGAAAAACATTACCAATTCATTGAAAAAACGGCTCCGAGATTAGCTAGAACCGTTTTCTATTATATGGGGAAATATAAGAAAAAGCTCGAGCATAAACAAATGCTATTAGGGCGGTTAGTGGAAATTGGTACCGATTTGTTTGTGATGGCCGCCACCTGTTCTTTTGCGATTCTAAAATCAGAAAAAGAAAAACAAGAATCCGCCATCGATTTGGCCGATTATTTCTGTGTGGAAGCTAAGCGACGTATTGAAGAGAACTTTGCGGCTTTAACCGATAATAATGATGCGCAGACAAATAAGATTGCTAAGCGTGTTGTTGAACGAGATTACAAGTGGTTAGAAAAAGGGGTTGTGGATCTCGATACACTCTTTAAATAG
- a CDS encoding ester cyclase, with amino-acid sequence MNHQSNISLVRKLYEEIYTKGNTALCDQLFANDVRLIDPAMPNFRGGIEAMKERENTYRTAFPNKVARLDDIFAAEDKVVVRWTIQGTHSGHLQDIPATGKNIKVTGISIFHIVNGKIADIAQSWDRLSLLEQIGAIAMTSALHN; translated from the coding sequence ATGAATCATCAATCCAATATTTCTCTAGTCCGGAAGCTTTATGAAGAAATTTACACAAAAGGCAATACGGCCTTGTGTGACCAACTCTTTGCAAACGATGTGCGCTTAATTGATCCCGCCATGCCGAACTTTAGAGGGGGAATTGAAGCAATGAAAGAAAGAGAAAATACTTATCGAACCGCCTTTCCGAACAAAGTAGCTCGTCTCGACGATATTTTTGCAGCCGAAGATAAGGTTGTGGTGAGATGGACAATTCAGGGCACCCATTCGGGTCATTTACAAGACATCCCTGCTACAGGAAAAAATATTAAAGTGACAGGCATCAGTATCTTTCATATTGTTAACGGAAAAATTGCCGACATTGCACAATCATGGGATCGCTTAAGCCTTTTAGAACAAATAGGAGCAATTGCCATGACTTCAGCATTGCATAACTAG
- a CDS encoding glycine--tRNA ligase: MSEVKVSSKMDKLVALCKRRGFIFQSSEIYGGINGFWDYGPLGVELKRNLKEAWWYDNVLCPDMGIDGKFVEMVGLDSSIIMNPKAWIASGHVGGFSDPMVDCRETKNRYRADHLKCAELVVVDQTERHSLGWLAVVDAEDVENVWKKRAEKILKKDKREWIPPTELFPYTELPSDIQRIMIGPDTDQPGTLTEPRLFNLMFKTMIGAIEDPSAIAYLRPETAQGIFVNFRNVLDTSRVKMPFGIAQIGKAFRNEVTPRNFTFRSREFEQMEIEFFVPPKDAADWYQYWRKKRYEWWQSIGISSENLRLRAQTLEELAHYAKEGAGSSDIEYKFPFTDPDFGELEGIAHRTDYDLRQHAEHSGQGDRLKYYDQEKNERYFPHVIEPSAGADRGALALLCEAYHDDPNRPSGVVMKFHPRMAPIKAAIFPLVDKDGMPEIARQLFTDLRKKWPIQLDVKQNIGKRYARMDEVGTPYCFTVDTQTLQDQTVTVRYRDTLQQERIGLDQVKQFLTDHI; encoded by the coding sequence ATGTCAGAAGTCAAAGTTTCTAGCAAAATGGACAAATTGGTCGCTTTATGTAAGCGAAGAGGATTTATTTTTCAATCTTCTGAAATTTACGGAGGGATTAATGGATTTTGGGATTACGGTCCATTAGGTGTCGAGCTAAAACGCAATCTCAAAGAAGCTTGGTGGTACGACAACGTATTGTGTCCTGATATGGGGATTGATGGAAAGTTTGTCGAGATGGTTGGATTAGACTCCTCAATTATCATGAATCCTAAGGCGTGGATTGCCTCAGGACACGTTGGTGGGTTTAGCGATCCGATGGTGGATTGCCGTGAAACAAAGAATCGCTATCGTGCAGACCATCTTAAATGTGCAGAATTGGTTGTGGTAGACCAAACTGAAAGACATTCTCTAGGCTGGTTAGCGGTTGTGGATGCTGAAGATGTCGAAAATGTCTGGAAGAAACGCGCAGAGAAAATTCTAAAAAAAGACAAAAGAGAATGGATTCCTCCCACAGAGCTTTTTCCCTATACAGAGCTGCCAAGTGATATCCAAAGAATCATGATTGGTCCCGATACCGATCAACCAGGGACATTGACAGAACCTCGTCTATTTAATCTGATGTTTAAAACAATGATTGGTGCAATTGAAGACCCCTCTGCTATTGCTTATTTGCGTCCAGAGACTGCACAAGGTATCTTTGTTAATTTCCGCAACGTTTTAGATACTTCGCGCGTTAAAATGCCGTTTGGTATCGCTCAGATTGGGAAAGCATTTCGCAACGAGGTGACACCCCGCAATTTCACATTTCGTTCACGTGAATTTGAGCAGATGGAAATCGAATTTTTTGTTCCACCCAAAGACGCGGCTGATTGGTACCAATACTGGAGAAAGAAACGGTATGAGTGGTGGCAGTCCATTGGGATTTCCTCTGAAAATCTGCGGTTACGAGCACAAACTCTCGAAGAGCTGGCTCACTATGCGAAAGAAGGGGCAGGAAGTAGCGATATCGAATATAAGTTTCCTTTTACGGATCCCGATTTTGGGGAATTAGAAGGAATTGCGCACCGTACAGATTATGATTTAAGACAGCATGCAGAACATTCAGGTCAAGGCGATCGCCTCAAGTATTATGACCAAGAGAAGAATGAGCGTTATTTCCCTCATGTGATTGAGCCTTCTGCAGGAGCTGATCGCGGAGCGTTGGCACTGCTTTGTGAAGCCTATCATGACGATCCAAATCGACCAAGTGGGGTGGTGATGAAATTTCATCCAAGAATGGCACCGATCAAAGCCGCTATTTTCCCATTAGTTGACAAAGATGGAATGCCTGAAATTGCTAGACAATTATTTACAGATTTGCGCAAAAAATGGCCTATCCAGCTCGATGTGAAGCAAAATATTGGAAAGCGGTATGCGCGTATGGACGAAGTGGGAACACCTTACTGCTTTACTGTAGACACGCAGACCCTGCAAGACCAAACTGTAACAGTGCGTTATCGGGATACACTTCAGCAAGAAAGAATTGGCTTAGATCAAGTGAAACAATTTCTCACAGATCATATTTAA
- a CDS encoding HIT domain-containing protein — MNLIYQYNHLKIAIESKPIGGYRGKVGTLTVSHANYLVFTEWSKEDLTNLAAITQKILQIHEKEHISNSLIFGRQRAITFVPYPRCNWYEKVQGAYHAIFGSSILKQNQIDQISQFYRTAFKNMDFESDIESLPTLEKPLKKPADPFCKDVVLSKQRIATVSKEGENYEILHDNRPKGRLKKDPHILIIPSAESGHVDGSKVPLKRRIHMLELVQKTMQIFEKEKFKDCLYLERNGKKLQSVPHKHSHIIGIQFPKNRWERIRAFLRLLLPSALSKPELKKRIDLYKPHFVA, encoded by the coding sequence ATGAATCTCATTTATCAATATAATCATTTAAAAATTGCGATTGAATCAAAACCTATAGGCGGCTATCGAGGCAAAGTCGGCACTTTAACCGTTTCTCACGCCAATTACCTTGTTTTTACAGAATGGAGTAAAGAGGATTTAACTAATCTTGCTGCGATTACACAAAAAATTTTACAAATACACGAAAAAGAGCATATTTCGAACTCGTTGATTTTTGGAAGACAACGCGCGATCACATTTGTCCCCTACCCCCGTTGTAATTGGTACGAAAAGGTTCAAGGGGCATACCACGCTATTTTTGGAAGCTCAATATTAAAACAAAATCAAATCGATCAAATCAGTCAGTTTTATCGAACCGCTTTTAAGAATATGGATTTCGAGAGTGACATTGAAAGCCTGCCGACTTTAGAAAAGCCACTCAAAAAGCCCGCAGATCCTTTTTGTAAGGATGTTGTCTTGAGCAAGCAACGCATCGCGACCGTTTCTAAAGAAGGAGAGAACTACGAGATTTTACATGATAATCGCCCCAAAGGAAGATTAAAAAAAGATCCGCATATTTTAATTATTCCTTCAGCCGAAAGTGGTCACGTGGATGGCTCAAAAGTGCCGTTAAAAAGACGTATCCACATGCTCGAGCTTGTGCAAAAAACGATGCAAATTTTTGAAAAAGAAAAGTTCAAAGATTGTCTATATTTAGAGAGGAATGGGAAAAAGCTCCAGAGTGTCCCACATAAACACAGTCACATTATCGGCATCCAATTTCCGAAAAATAGGTGGGAGAGAATCCGAGCTTTTTTAAGACTTCTTCTTCCTTCAGCGTTATCTAAACCCGAACTGAAAAAGCGAATTGATCTTTATAAGCCCCATTTTGTGGCATAA
- the corA gene encoding magnesium/cobalt transporter CorA yields the protein MFKTLKKSAKRAGLPPGALVNTDSTPSTACISLIQYDSHTFEEHQNLSPEASVQQLNQDLSNWIHVQNSHDTHAISFLGEHFHIHPLAQEDILISGQRSKLDDYKDFLFIVIRMLRYQETTDSIEDEQVSLVLGPNFLLSFVEADQDVFDPVRQRLRKESSRIRTLGIDYLCYALIDCIVDNYFLILEKIDEKLDKLEEEVIKASKTVTITRLQKSKRDMIMLRKSIWPLREVINQFRKSETPLVSESTKLYLHDVYDHTIQTIDTIESFRDIASSMLEIYISTLSQKLNEIMKVLTVVSTIFVPLTFIASIFGMNFKHMPELEWKWSYPLTLFVMACLACGMMVYFRRKKWI from the coding sequence ATGTTCAAGACCCTCAAGAAAAGTGCAAAAAGAGCTGGCCTTCCGCCTGGCGCTTTGGTAAATACCGATAGTACACCCTCTACAGCTTGTATCTCTCTCATTCAATATGATAGCCATACTTTTGAAGAACACCAAAATCTTTCACCAGAAGCGAGTGTTCAACAATTAAATCAAGATCTATCCAATTGGATCCATGTGCAAAACAGCCACGATACGCATGCCATCAGTTTTTTGGGAGAACATTTTCATATTCACCCTCTTGCACAAGAAGATATTTTAATATCAGGACAAAGATCTAAACTAGATGACTACAAAGATTTTTTATTTATTGTGATCCGGATGCTTCGTTACCAGGAAACAACAGACTCCATCGAAGATGAGCAAGTAAGCTTAGTGTTAGGTCCGAATTTTTTGCTTTCGTTTGTAGAAGCAGACCAAGATGTTTTTGATCCCGTTCGACAGCGCCTTAGAAAAGAATCTAGCCGTATCCGCACACTGGGGATCGACTACTTATGCTATGCCCTGATCGACTGCATTGTCGATAACTACTTTTTAATCTTAGAAAAGATAGATGAAAAGCTCGACAAGCTTGAAGAAGAGGTTATAAAAGCCTCAAAAACAGTCACCATAACACGTTTGCAAAAATCCAAACGAGACATGATTATGTTACGCAAATCGATTTGGCCCTTAAGAGAGGTCATTAATCAATTTCGCAAAAGCGAGACACCCCTTGTCTCTGAAAGTACAAAACTTTATCTACATGACGTCTATGATCATACCATCCAAACAATAGATACTATTGAAAGCTTTCGAGATATCGCCTCCAGTATGCTTGAAATTTATATTTCAACTTTAAGTCAAAAGTTGAATGAAATCATGAAAGTTCTTACTGTTGTTTCCACCATTTTTGTTCCTCTGACCTTTATCGCCAGTATTTTTGGAATGAATTTTAAGCATATGCCAGAACTCGAGTGGAAATGGAGCTATCCGCTCACCCTATTCGTCATGGCTTGCCTTGCCTGTGGCATGATGGTCTACTTTAGACGAAAAAAATGGATTTAA
- a CDS encoding TIGR00153 family protein — protein MLTILNLFGRSPFALLESHMGKVASCVYLLKDLFQAIKDRDYQAVEQIAERTCEFEHQADIAKNDIRNHLPKSLFLPIDRGNLLQILTIQDSIADKAEDIAVLATLKEITFLAPLENHFQEFLDKNLETFEGARHIIQELHELLESSFGGIEAEKVRRMVDEVSFKEHEADLIQRKLLKGLFQMDQEISYGTFYLWQRIFYSLGEIANLSENLAHRVRTTLELK, from the coding sequence ATGTTGACAATTCTTAATCTTTTTGGACGTTCTCCTTTTGCTCTATTAGAATCTCATATGGGCAAGGTGGCTTCCTGTGTTTATTTATTGAAAGATTTATTTCAAGCGATCAAAGACCGCGATTATCAGGCGGTAGAACAAATTGCCGAGAGAACCTGCGAATTTGAGCATCAGGCAGATATTGCAAAAAATGACATACGAAATCATCTTCCTAAAAGTCTTTTTTTGCCCATTGACAGAGGAAATCTTCTGCAAATTTTAACGATACAAGATAGCATAGCGGATAAAGCTGAAGATATTGCTGTGTTAGCCACTTTAAAAGAGATTACTTTTCTGGCTCCTTTGGAAAATCATTTTCAAGAGTTTTTGGATAAAAATTTAGAAACTTTTGAGGGTGCCCGTCATATTATTCAAGAACTTCACGAATTATTAGAATCCTCTTTCGGCGGAATAGAGGCTGAAAAAGTACGCAGGATGGTCGATGAAGTTTCTTTCAAAGAACATGAGGCAGATCTTATTCAAAGAAAGCTCCTTAAAGGATTGTTTCAAATGGATCAAGAGATTTCCTATGGAACATTCTATCTTTGGCAACGTATTTTCTACTCTTTAGGAGAAATTGCCAACTTGTCTGAAAATCTAGCTCATCGAGTTAGGACAACTTTGGAATTAAAATAA